In a genomic window of Leptolyngbya sp. SIO1E4:
- a CDS encoding carboxylate-amine ligase encodes MSKSDAAAFTIGVEEEYQIINPHTRELAGKSGKLITANQHNGQTQDLLYELHRCQVEIATGVCRTLGDVRRELVQARRSAMMAAQEHGLAIAAAGTHPFSRWQNQKVTPKDRYRNLDEVMQQLIREMVIFGCHVHVGIADREAAVEVVNRARQWLPTLLALTANSPFWLGRDTGYHSYRMELWCRLPTAGPPPHFKNHGDYQAFIQQLIDTDITDDPTKIYWDIRLSERFPTVEFRVADVCGTVDEAVMFAGVVRALAQTCYQDYQNHTPYPEIRSELLKAAMWQAARYGTQGELINFTALQPVAATESIHALLAYIQPALKAHGDWEAVSQQIESILTQGNSAQRQRQVYQSEGTRHAIVDYLVEQTTRGLL; translated from the coding sequence ATGTCAAAGTCAGATGCAGCCGCGTTCACTATCGGTGTGGAAGAAGAGTATCAAATTATCAACCCCCACACGCGAGAGCTTGCTGGCAAGTCAGGCAAACTGATCACAGCTAACCAGCATAATGGTCAGACTCAGGACTTACTCTACGAGCTGCATCGCTGCCAGGTTGAAATTGCCACCGGTGTTTGTCGAACCTTGGGAGATGTCCGCCGGGAACTCGTCCAGGCAAGACGATCAGCCATGATGGCAGCGCAGGAGCATGGGCTTGCGATCGCCGCTGCGGGAACTCATCCCTTCTCGCGGTGGCAAAACCAAAAAGTGACCCCCAAGGATCGCTATCGCAACCTCGATGAAGTGATGCAGCAGCTGATTCGAGAAATGGTTATCTTTGGCTGCCACGTCCACGTGGGCATTGCCGATCGAGAAGCAGCGGTTGAGGTCGTGAACCGAGCCCGACAGTGGTTGCCTACGTTGCTTGCGCTCACGGCCAATTCACCTTTTTGGTTGGGGCGTGATACCGGGTATCACAGTTATCGGATGGAGCTATGGTGCCGTTTGCCAACGGCAGGGCCACCGCCTCACTTTAAAAACCATGGCGATTATCAAGCCTTCATTCAACAGCTTATTGATACTGATATTACCGACGATCCAACCAAAATTTATTGGGACATTCGACTGTCAGAACGGTTTCCCACCGTAGAATTTCGCGTCGCTGATGTGTGTGGCACGGTGGATGAAGCCGTGATGTTTGCTGGGGTCGTTCGCGCCTTAGCCCAAACCTGTTACCAAGACTATCAAAATCACACCCCCTACCCTGAGATTCGCTCAGAATTGCTCAAAGCGGCAATGTGGCAAGCCGCCCGCTATGGAACTCAGGGGGAACTCATCAATTTCACCGCGCTCCAACCAGTTGCCGCGACGGAGTCGATTCACGCCCTGCTTGCCTATATTCAGCCTGCCTTAAAAGCGCATGGTGATTGGGAGGCGGTGAGCCAGCAGATTGAAAGCATTCTCACCCAGGGGAATAGCGCCCAGCGGCAGCGCCAGGTCTACCAAAGTGAGGGAACCCGCCACGCCATTGTTGATTATCTGGTTGAGCAGACGACCCGAGGGCTCCTGTGA
- a CDS encoding Nif11-like leader peptide family natural product precursor: protein MSKENVLSFLFKAAKDDDLKAQLQTTSTQDEVVGVGSQAGYDFSAEHVDEVLTELKQKPGFFGALAEAILELFSPDHDDYPATGVQPFTGDPNPNP, encoded by the coding sequence ATGTCTAAGGAAAACGTATTGAGCTTTCTGTTTAAAGCTGCTAAGGATGATGACCTTAAAGCGCAATTACAAACCACCTCAACCCAAGATGAGGTGGTTGGCGTCGGCAGCCAAGCAGGCTATGATTTTTCTGCTGAGCATGTCGATGAAGTATTAACAGAACTCAAGCAAAAGCCAGGATTCTTTGGGGCGCTGGCCGAAGCAATTCTTGAGCTTTTTAGCCCAGATCATGATGACTACCCGGCGACTGGGGTACAGCCGTTCACTGGGGATCCGAATCCCAACCCGTAA
- the raiA gene encoding ribosome-associated translation inhibitor RaiA, translated as MRLLIQGKNIKITDAIHGYVDQKIGKAMEHFEGLMTEVDVKLSVPNHSKKQPQQIAEVTVYANGTVIRAEENHENLYASIDLVADKLTRQLQKYKDRRQRRSQPKESQRTDLDQSLVPTDLTQDRTPELPPKVLRNKFFAMPPMSMHEALENLQLVDHDFYMFRNAETGEINVVYERNHGGYGVIQPRQGTGANP; from the coding sequence ATGAGGCTGCTTATTCAAGGGAAAAACATCAAAATCACAGATGCTATCCATGGCTATGTGGATCAAAAGATTGGCAAAGCCATGGAGCATTTTGAAGGCTTAATGACAGAGGTAGATGTCAAGCTGTCGGTGCCCAATCACTCCAAGAAACAACCTCAGCAAATCGCTGAGGTAACCGTGTACGCAAATGGCACCGTCATTCGGGCAGAAGAGAACCATGAAAACCTCTACGCCAGCATTGATCTCGTAGCCGACAAGCTTACCCGTCAGCTACAGAAATATAAAGATAGACGGCAGCGTCGGTCTCAGCCAAAGGAAAGCCAGCGCACCGATCTCGATCAGTCGCTTGTCCCGACAGATCTCACCCAAGATCGAACCCCAGAGCTGCCGCCTAAAGTGCTGCGCAATAAGTTCTTTGCCATGCCCCCGATGTCCATGCACGAAGCGTTGGAAAATCTGCAGCTCGTTGATCATGATTTCTATATGTTCCGCAATGCAGAAACCGGGGAAATTAATGTGGTTTACGAACGTAATCATGGAGGGTATGGGGTGATTCAGCCGCGTCAAGGGACTGGCGCTAATCCATGA
- a CDS encoding HAD family hydrolase, translating into MLRIFTDFDGPIMDVSERYYQVYQYCLSEAKEPVQPVNTLSKEAFWQLKRAQVPERQIGHISGLHDDQARQFAMLRRETVHNLAYLGHDCLIPGAVEALEKIQALNYHLAVMTMRRVHALNLALAHHNLERFFPPEVRYCLPDDYVKTHDVVEKTRLMEKALAELPEACETWMIGDTEADIAAARAHDLPVVAVLSGIRDRDRLQTYDPDFIVDNLEAAVAAIVSQVRSQLSPHC; encoded by the coding sequence ATGTTGCGCATCTTTACTGATTTTGACGGCCCGATTATGGATGTGTCGGAGCGCTACTATCAGGTGTATCAATACTGCCTCAGCGAGGCTAAGGAACCCGTACAACCGGTCAATACCTTGTCAAAGGAAGCCTTTTGGCAGCTCAAACGGGCCCAGGTGCCAGAACGACAAATCGGCCATATCTCAGGGCTCCACGATGACCAGGCGCGACAATTTGCGATGCTCCGGCGAGAAACTGTCCACAATCTCGCTTACCTGGGGCATGATTGCCTGATTCCGGGGGCTGTAGAAGCGTTGGAAAAAATCCAGGCGCTGAACTACCACCTGGCCGTGATGACGATGCGCCGTGTCCATGCGCTCAATTTAGCCCTGGCGCACCATAACTTGGAGCGATTCTTTCCGCCGGAGGTGCGGTATTGCTTGCCCGATGACTATGTGAAAACCCACGACGTGGTGGAAAAAACCCGACTGATGGAAAAAGCCCTGGCAGAACTGCCTGAAGCCTGTGAAACCTGGATGATTGGCGATACAGAGGCAGACATTGCTGCGGCCCGGGCCCATGATTTACCGGTGGTGGCAGTCCTCAGCGGGATTCGCGATCGCGATCGCCTGCAAACTTACGACCCTGACTTTATTGTGGATAACCTGGAGGCGGCGGTGGCTGCGATTGTGTCTCAGGTGCGATCTCAGCTCAGCCCCCATTGTTAA
- a CDS encoding VOC family protein translates to MDIEYLHLYVKNAPLWRDWFVEKLTFQPLSTHPLNGLSEFALQSGQILILISSEQTGNPAVKPFLHHYAEGVADVAFRVRHLDGIVAQVQRAGGQLTHPVQSQESPTGDFRWCQIQGWGSVSHTLIEFDQPPEKPIDPWAASQGSRVSEVLDLAGAGGNALPCDGASFVETEPEAEAPDLPWLSIDHAVLNVPVGELEPAVTWYETHLGFVRQQQFAIATAQSGLRSFVLKHPEGSATLPINEPTSQNSQIQEFLDLNRGAGIQHVALQTTSLVKTVARLRQRGVPFLSVPSTYYEELQTRPGFWHEAGDWEAIAQQQILVDWPPEEPQTRLLQTFMQPLFERPTFFWELIERQTKVTPAGIKRAEGFGAGNFQALFEAIEREQQQRGSL, encoded by the coding sequence ATGGATATTGAATATCTGCACCTTTATGTGAAAAATGCCCCCCTATGGCGCGATTGGTTTGTCGAGAAACTCACTTTTCAGCCGCTCTCGACCCACCCCTTAAACGGGCTGAGTGAATTTGCTCTTCAGAGTGGTCAGATTTTGATTTTGATTTCCTCTGAGCAAACCGGCAACCCTGCGGTTAAACCCTTTTTGCACCACTATGCTGAAGGGGTTGCCGATGTGGCCTTTCGAGTGAGGCATCTCGATGGAATTGTGGCGCAGGTGCAGCGGGCGGGGGGGCAGCTAACCCATCCCGTACAGTCTCAGGAGAGCCCAACTGGTGATTTTCGCTGGTGCCAGATACAGGGGTGGGGAAGTGTCAGCCATACCCTGATTGAGTTCGACCAGCCTCCAGAGAAGCCGATTGACCCCTGGGCAGCATCTCAGGGGAGCAGGGTCAGCGAGGTGCTTGATCTAGCCGGGGCCGGGGGCAATGCCCTACCCTGCGATGGGGCTTCGTTTGTGGAAACCGAACCCGAGGCTGAGGCACCTGATTTGCCCTGGCTCAGCATTGATCATGCAGTTTTAAATGTGCCGGTGGGTGAACTAGAGCCTGCTGTCACCTGGTATGAGACGCACTTGGGCTTTGTTCGGCAACAGCAATTTGCGATCGCCACAGCCCAATCAGGGTTACGGAGTTTTGTGCTCAAACATCCTGAGGGCAGCGCCACGCTCCCGATTAATGAACCGACCTCTCAAAATTCTCAGATCCAGGAATTCTTAGATCTCAACCGGGGAGCAGGGATTCAACATGTGGCGTTACAGACCACTAGTCTGGTGAAGACCGTAGCCCGATTACGGCAGCGAGGGGTGCCTTTTTTGTCCGTGCCGTCTACTTACTATGAGGAACTGCAAACCCGACCAGGGTTTTGGCATGAAGCCGGAGATTGGGAGGCGATCGCCCAGCAGCAAATCTTAGTCGATTGGCCCCCAGAAGAGCCGCAAACTCGACTTTTGCAAACGTTTATGCAACCCCTCTTTGAGCGCCCCACGTTCTTTTGGGAGTTGATAGAGCGACAAACCAAAGTCACCCCGGCGGGCATTAAACGGGCAGAAGGGTTTGGCGCTGGCAACTTTCAAGCCCTATTTGAGGCCATTGAACGAGAACAACAGCAGCGAGGAAGCCTGTGA
- a CDS encoding Gfo/Idh/MocA family oxidoreductase produces the protein MAAPPLGIAVVGTGFGQKVHIPGFQIHHRTQVVAVYHRDAETAQAIAAKHDIPHGCSTLAAVLALADVDAVSIATPPFLHLSMATEALQAGKHILLEKPTALSVEEARKIELLAQQHQRVAVMDFEFRFVPAWQRLAELLAEGYVGSPRLIKVDWMVPGRADPTRAWNWYARQDQGGGTLGAFASHTFDYLAWLFGPAKRLCANLKTAIPQRPDPATGDLKPVDADDTCTLMLELLDGTPCQITISSVTYGGRGHWVEVYGDRGTLVLGSDNLKDYVHGFKLYGAEAGAPLAELPVPERLAFPKTFEDGRLAPFIRTVDHWVACIEQGQASAPAMAEGVYSQLLMDLAHQSHQRGGWMDVSL, from the coding sequence ATGGCTGCGCCCCCCCTTGGCATTGCCGTTGTGGGCACTGGTTTTGGGCAAAAGGTTCATATTCCTGGGTTTCAGATTCACCATCGGACTCAAGTTGTGGCGGTCTATCATCGAGACGCTGAAACGGCCCAGGCGATCGCAGCCAAGCACGATATCCCCCATGGGTGCAGCACCTTGGCAGCGGTGTTGGCCTTAGCAGATGTCGATGCCGTTAGCATTGCCACGCCTCCCTTTTTGCATCTCTCCATGGCAACAGAGGCCCTGCAGGCAGGCAAGCATATCTTGCTCGAAAAGCCCACGGCCTTATCGGTCGAAGAAGCTAGAAAAATTGAACTCCTCGCGCAGCAGCACCAGCGGGTTGCTGTCATGGACTTTGAGTTTCGCTTTGTTCCAGCCTGGCAGCGATTGGCAGAACTGCTCGCTGAGGGCTATGTTGGCAGTCCTCGCCTGATCAAGGTGGACTGGATGGTGCCAGGGCGGGCAGACCCCACGCGGGCCTGGAACTGGTATGCCCGTCAAGACCAAGGGGGGGGCACCCTCGGTGCCTTTGCCTCCCACACCTTTGACTATCTGGCTTGGCTCTTTGGCCCTGCTAAACGGCTGTGTGCCAACCTGAAGACGGCGATTCCCCAGCGTCCAGACCCGGCGACGGGTGACCTGAAGCCTGTGGATGCTGACGATACCTGCACCCTGATGCTGGAGCTGCTGGATGGAACTCCCTGCCAGATCACCATTAGCTCGGTGACCTATGGGGGCCGGGGGCATTGGGTGGAAGTGTATGGCGATCGCGGCACCCTGGTGCTTGGCAGCGACAATCTTAAAGACTATGTCCACGGGTTTAAGCTGTATGGTGCCGAAGCAGGAGCCCCCCTGGCAGAACTGCCGGTGCCAGAACGCCTGGCCTTTCCCAAAACCTTTGAAGATGGTCGGCTAGCCCCGTTTATTCGCACGGTGGATCACTGGGTTGCCTGCATTGAGCAAGGACAGGCCAGCGCCCCAGCAATGGCTGAAGGGGTCTATTCTCAACTGCTGATGGATTTAGCACATCAGTCTCACCAGCGCGGCGGCTGGATGGATGTCAGCCTCTAA
- a CDS encoding efflux RND transporter periplasmic adaptor subunit, with the protein MHIPMVGKVRHPLPWVLSLMALGLIGAGTIAFVVNRNRGPAYDVNALTVPVEATALTVRITASGTVEPVQTVNLSPKASGILEQLLVEQGDRVTQGQLIAQMENRDVAAQLRQREAAVAEAEAQLADVRQGADPEAIAQAEAAMQAAEAQVRDAEARLELAEAQLTRNRDLQRQGAISIDELDNFAQTARSAQATLDSAQFQAREARERLADLRNDPDPEELAQTEARLAQAQAQLQATEVQFSDTQIRAPFAGTITQKFATEGAFVTPTTSASDASSATSTAIVALASDLEVLAEVPEADIAKIYPGQAVEIVADAFPDEVFEGAVRLIAPEAIERQNVTLFQVRVDLRSGQSVLLSNMNVTVAFIGEELQNALVLPAVAVVTQNGESGVLVQGDRDRIRFRPVVLGSQVGDQIQISEGLAEGDRVFIDLPPGQTLENLTFGREAEDINPDQ; encoded by the coding sequence ATGCACATTCCGATGGTTGGAAAGGTTCGTCACCCGCTGCCTTGGGTTTTGAGCTTAATGGCCCTGGGCCTAATTGGGGCTGGGACGATTGCCTTTGTGGTCAACCGAAACCGTGGCCCTGCCTACGACGTTAATGCCCTGACTGTGCCGGTAGAAGCCACAGCCTTAACGGTGCGCATCACTGCTAGCGGCACCGTAGAGCCTGTGCAAACGGTGAACCTGAGCCCTAAAGCCTCTGGCATTTTAGAGCAGCTGTTGGTGGAACAAGGGGATCGCGTCACCCAGGGCCAACTCATCGCCCAGATGGAAAATCGAGATGTGGCAGCTCAACTGCGACAGCGGGAAGCCGCTGTCGCCGAAGCCGAGGCACAGTTGGCCGACGTCCGTCAGGGGGCTGACCCTGAGGCGATCGCCCAGGCCGAAGCCGCCATGCAGGCAGCGGAGGCCCAGGTGCGGGATGCAGAGGCCCGGCTGGAGCTAGCCGAGGCACAGCTGACCCGCAATCGCGATCTCCAGCGTCAGGGAGCCATCTCCATTGATGAACTGGATAACTTTGCCCAAACTGCCCGCAGTGCTCAGGCTACCCTAGACAGCGCTCAGTTTCAGGCGCGCGAGGCCCGTGAGCGCCTGGCCGATCTGCGCAACGATCCAGATCCGGAAGAGCTGGCCCAGACGGAGGCACGGCTGGCCCAGGCGCAGGCACAGCTCCAGGCCACTGAAGTACAGTTTTCAGATACTCAGATTAGGGCCCCCTTTGCCGGCACCATTACCCAAAAATTCGCCACCGAAGGGGCATTTGTGACACCCACGACCTCGGCCTCCGATGCCTCGTCAGCCACCTCAACGGCCATTGTGGCCCTGGCCAGCGATCTGGAAGTGTTAGCGGAAGTGCCGGAGGCGGATATCGCCAAAATTTACCCGGGGCAAGCCGTTGAGATTGTGGCGGATGCCTTCCCCGATGAGGTATTTGAGGGGGCGGTGCGGCTGATTGCCCCCGAGGCGATCGAGCGCCAAAATGTCACGTTATTTCAGGTCAGAGTCGATCTGCGTTCAGGACAGTCAGTGCTGCTGTCTAACATGAACGTGACCGTCGCTTTTATCGGTGAAGAGCTGCAAAATGCACTGGTGTTACCGGCCGTGGCCGTGGTTACCCAAAACGGTGAATCGGGGGTATTGGTACAGGGCGATCGCGATCGCATCCGCTTTAGACCCGTGGTATTGGGATCTCAAGTGGGGGATCAGATCCAAATTTCAGAAGGGTTAGCAGAAGGCGATCGCGTCTTCATTGATTTGCCCCCCGGTCAAACCTTAGAGAATTTAACGTTTGGCCGAGAGGCTGAAGACATTAACCCTGATCAGTAA
- a CDS encoding EI24 domain-containing protein — MEKLETSQRLCPSGGGPLGFFAGFSYPLRAFRMLQQHPSLRSFVVAPLIINILLGIGLYSGGLWWGLKLIDAWTLQLTEWIKPAWLDAVVQVLSPVIEGGLLLILFVVLGVVLLQFGSILGSPFYGQLSEKLEILRTGKSASLEPMGVGAIMRDLWRAILFELKKLLLLAGIGGLLLLANLIPGVGTLVATVGGLVLAVVLLCLDMFDAPLERRRLKFRQKVGIIFRCLPASASFGLICLGLVSIPLMNLLAIPLCVSAGTLFFCDRILSVSTHQPS, encoded by the coding sequence ATGGAGAAACTTGAAACCAGCCAACGGCTGTGTCCAAGCGGGGGCGGCCCGCTGGGCTTTTTCGCGGGCTTTAGCTATCCGCTGCGGGCATTCCGCATGTTGCAGCAGCATCCATCACTCCGATCCTTTGTTGTGGCACCGCTGATCATCAATATCCTGCTGGGTATTGGCCTTTACTCAGGGGGGCTTTGGTGGGGGTTAAAGCTGATCGATGCCTGGACACTCCAGCTGACTGAGTGGATTAAGCCCGCCTGGTTAGACGCGGTTGTTCAAGTGCTGAGCCCCGTCATTGAAGGGGGCTTGCTGTTGATACTGTTTGTGGTGCTGGGGGTTGTCCTACTGCAATTTGGCAGCATTTTGGGATCGCCGTTTTATGGGCAGCTTTCTGAAAAACTGGAAATCTTGCGTACCGGAAAATCGGCATCCCTAGAGCCTATGGGGGTCGGCGCTATCATGCGAGACCTCTGGCGCGCCATTCTGTTTGAACTGAAGAAATTACTGCTGCTGGCGGGGATCGGGGGCTTGCTATTGTTAGCTAATTTGATTCCCGGTGTGGGGACCCTCGTAGCCACAGTCGGCGGCCTGGTTTTGGCGGTGGTGCTGCTCTGTCTGGACATGTTTGATGCCCCCCTAGAGCGCCGCCGACTCAAGTTCCGGCAAAAGGTTGGGATTATTTTTCGGTGTTTACCCGCTAGCGCCAGCTTTGGGCTGATTTGCCTGGGGTTGGTGAGTATTCCCCTGATGAATCTGCTGGCAATTCCCCTCTGTGTGTCTGCGGGCACCCTGTTTTTCTGCGATCGCATTTTAAGCGTCTCCACCCATCAGCCCTCTTGA
- a CDS encoding Hsp70 family protein, with protein sequence MTIAIDFGTSNTVITRWNNATQQPETVLLPGLAQQLGNNPPLIPSLLYVKEATSGSVQVGQIVRDRGLDVTSDQRFYRNFKRGIGTPIQGFLPELDGQSLTFEQIGSWFLAQVIQALQAQEGTLESLMFTVPVDSFEVYRHWLGQTCEALNLEQVRMLDEPTAAALGYGIRQEETVLVVDFGGGTLDFSLVQLALAASRKPLGFILRWGNQSLAESSSQKAQRAKVLAKAGENLGGADIDNWLADHFQTQQGVAPTPLTLRLVERLKIQLSSQLQATESYFDDETLDSTTLSLDRPTFEAILQQNQFFDRLDGCLQQVFQQARRQGLGAEDIDAVLLVGGTAQIPAVQQWLAGYFPKSKIRSDRPFTAVAEGALQVQQGIELKDFLYHSYGVRYWDRRNRRHGWHPLIQTGQPYPMAEPVELTLGASTKQQPSIELVIGELGNEAALTSTEVFFEGDRLVTRQTQKEALQVQPLNEQGAGRTIARLEPAGSPGTDRVRVLFLVDRDRTLRITVEDILTGATLISNQPVVTLS encoded by the coding sequence ATGACCATCGCAATTGATTTTGGCACCAGCAACACCGTCATCACACGTTGGAATAACGCTACGCAGCAGCCTGAAACGGTATTGCTTCCGGGTCTAGCCCAACAACTGGGCAATAATCCCCCGCTGATACCGTCTCTGCTGTATGTGAAAGAAGCGACGAGCGGATCGGTGCAGGTGGGGCAAATTGTGCGCGATCGCGGATTAGATGTCACCAGCGATCAGCGGTTTTATCGCAACTTTAAGCGGGGCATTGGCACCCCCATTCAAGGCTTTTTACCGGAATTAGACGGCCAATCCCTCACCTTTGAACAGATTGGCAGCTGGTTTTTGGCCCAGGTGATTCAGGCGCTCCAAGCTCAGGAAGGCACCCTGGAGTCTCTGATGTTTACCGTACCGGTAGATAGCTTTGAGGTCTATCGCCACTGGTTAGGCCAGACCTGTGAGGCCCTCAATCTAGAACAGGTTCGCATGTTAGATGAACCGACTGCAGCGGCCCTAGGGTACGGCATCCGGCAGGAAGAGACCGTTCTGGTGGTTGATTTTGGGGGCGGCACCCTCGATTTTTCCCTGGTGCAGCTAGCGCTCGCCGCTAGCCGTAAACCCCTTGGCTTTATCTTGCGGTGGGGCAATCAATCTTTGGCCGAATCCTCCTCTCAGAAGGCTCAGCGGGCCAAGGTTCTGGCGAAAGCTGGAGAAAATCTGGGGGGCGCAGATATTGACAACTGGCTGGCCGATCATTTCCAGACGCAGCAGGGGGTGGCCCCGACCCCGCTGACCCTACGATTGGTTGAACGCTTGAAAATTCAGCTGTCTAGCCAGCTCCAAGCCACGGAGAGCTATTTTGACGACGAAACGCTCGATAGCACAACCCTAAGTCTTGACCGCCCAACGTTTGAAGCAATTTTGCAGCAAAATCAGTTCTTTGACCGATTGGATGGCTGTTTGCAGCAAGTGTTTCAGCAGGCCCGTCGCCAGGGTTTGGGGGCAGAGGATATTGATGCGGTTCTCCTGGTGGGGGGCACGGCCCAGATTCCAGCGGTGCAGCAGTGGCTAGCAGGCTATTTCCCCAAATCGAAAATTCGCAGCGATCGCCCCTTTACTGCCGTTGCTGAAGGGGCCCTGCAAGTTCAGCAGGGCATTGAGTTAAAAGATTTTCTCTATCACAGCTACGGCGTTCGCTATTGGGACCGTCGCAATCGCCGCCATGGCTGGCACCCCTTAATTCAAACCGGGCAGCCTTACCCCATGGCTGAGCCGGTCGAACTCACCCTGGGAGCCTCCACGAAACAGCAGCCCAGTATTGAGTTGGTGATTGGCGAGCTGGGCAATGAAGCCGCACTGACCAGTACGGAAGTGTTTTTTGAAGGCGATCGCTTAGTCACCCGGCAAACTCAAAAAGAGGCCCTGCAGGTACAGCCCCTCAACGAACAGGGGGCAGGCCGCACCATTGCCAGACTGGAGCCCGCTGGCTCCCCCGGCACCGATCGGGTACGGGTACTGTTTCTCGTCGATCGCGATCGCACCCTGCGCATCACCGTTGAAGATATCCTCACCGGCGCCACCCTGATCAGCAATCAGCCGGTCGTGACCCTAAGCTAA
- a CDS encoding Uma2 family endonuclease: MPVINVVRLPIKTIDLSPGSHLLIPEVTWEQYEALLEDLGEDRHIPRINYCQGTLELMSPLPAHERPHRIIAYIVTAILDAQDRDWEDFGATTFKLPKKAGLEPDTCFYIHNAERVRSLMRMDMASDPPPDLAIEADVTSKTTLEAYQTLQVPEVWLYTSGKLSIQLLQAEGYQPSTLSRVFPDLPLCELIPQRVNQALQVGTSAMLRDLRQWLQTTSKSP; encoded by the coding sequence GTGCCCGTAATTAATGTGGTCAGACTCCCGATTAAGACTATCGACTTGTCTCCCGGTAGCCACCTGCTAATCCCAGAGGTGACCTGGGAGCAATATGAAGCACTGCTCGAAGATCTGGGGGAAGACCGTCATATTCCGCGCATTAATTACTGTCAGGGGACGCTAGAACTGATGTCGCCTTTACCCGCCCACGAACGTCCCCATCGCATTATTGCCTACATTGTGACGGCAATTTTGGATGCTCAAGACCGTGACTGGGAAGACTTTGGGGCAACCACGTTCAAACTCCCGAAAAAGGCTGGCCTCGAACCAGATACCTGCTTTTACATCCACAATGCGGAACGGGTACGCTCCCTCATGCGCATGGATATGGCGTCTGATCCGCCCCCTGATTTAGCCATTGAAGCTGATGTGACCTCTAAAACCACTTTAGAGGCGTATCAAACCTTGCAAGTGCCAGAAGTGTGGCTCTACACCAGCGGCAAATTGAGCATTCAGCTTTTACAAGCGGAGGGCTATCAGCCCTCAACCCTTAGCAGGGTTTTCCCCGATTTGCCACTGTGTGAGCTGATTCCCCAGCGGGTGAACCAGGCATTGCAGGTGGGCACCAGTGCCATGCTCCGTGACCTCAGGCAGTGGCTGCAGACGACAAGCAAGTCACCCTAA